The following are encoded in a window of Arthrobacter antioxidans genomic DNA:
- a CDS encoding 1,4-dihydroxy-2-naphthoyl-CoA synthase yields the protein MTSELPAKVSDIFDPTRWRVVTGFEDFADLTYHRQVERDADGGIVRDLPTVRIAFDRPEVRNAFRPGTVDELYRALDHARMTPDVATVLLTGNGPSPRDGGHSFCSGGDQRIRGRDGYRYAEGETKETIDPARAGRLHILEVQRLIRTMPKVVIAVVNGWAAGGGHSLHVVADLTIASAQHGRFKQTDATVGSFDAGYGSALLARQIGQKKAREIFFLAREYSAQDMVDMGAVNEAVDHGELEVTALAYAADIARQSPQALRMLKFAFNLADDGLAGQQVFAGEATRLAYMTDEAVEGKEAFLEKRAPDWSSFPYYF from the coding sequence GTGACTTCAGAGCTCCCCGCCAAGGTATCCGACATCTTCGACCCCACCCGCTGGCGGGTCGTGACGGGCTTCGAGGACTTCGCGGACCTCACCTACCACCGCCAGGTGGAGCGCGACGCCGACGGCGGGATCGTCCGCGACCTGCCCACCGTGCGGATCGCCTTCGACCGCCCCGAGGTGCGCAACGCGTTCCGGCCCGGGACCGTCGACGAGCTGTACCGGGCCCTCGACCACGCCCGCATGACGCCGGACGTCGCCACCGTCCTGCTCACGGGCAACGGGCCCAGCCCGCGCGACGGCGGCCATTCCTTCTGCTCCGGCGGCGACCAGCGGATCCGCGGCCGGGACGGCTACCGGTACGCGGAGGGCGAGACGAAGGAGACGATCGATCCGGCGCGGGCCGGCCGCCTCCACATCCTCGAGGTGCAGCGGCTGATCCGCACCATGCCGAAGGTGGTCATCGCCGTCGTCAACGGGTGGGCCGCCGGCGGCGGGCACAGCCTGCACGTCGTCGCGGACCTGACCATCGCGTCGGCGCAGCACGGCAGGTTCAAGCAGACGGATGCCACCGTGGGCAGCTTCGACGCCGGCTACGGCTCCGCCCTCCTGGCCCGCCAGATCGGCCAGAAGAAGGCGCGGGAGATCTTCTTCCTCGCCCGTGAATATTCCGCGCAGGACATGGTGGACATGGGCGCGGTCAACGAGGCCGTGGACCACGGGGAGCTGGAGGTGACCGCGCTCGCGTACGCGGCGGACATCGCCCGGCAGAGCCCGCAGGCCCTCCGGATGCTCAAGTTCGCCTTCAACCTGGCCGACGACGGCCTCGCCGGCCAGCAGGTCTTCGCCGGCGAGGCGACCCGCCTCGCGTACATGACGGACGAGGCGGTGGAGGGCAAGGAGGCGTTCCTCGAGAAGCGCGCCCCCGACTGGTCCTCGTTCCCCTACTACTTCTAG
- a CDS encoding tyrosine-protein phosphatase, which produces MDDTPLAGSDITAAVTGTAAVTGTAATRPAAGAVRWDGAVNARDLGGLGGSVQPGRLYRMGRNEWLTEAGWHQAWEQGVRTVVDLRHPFERGRRAADPLVGAHAVERFEFHDLPTEDQSDGEFMALCGPYLSSPEHYGENLRRWPEKFARVARAFVAAPAGGVVVHCAAGRDRTGLVVAVLLSAAGIGPSAIIADYERAVTAMNERYRGQEAPHETPRTDDELAAWLTGARRQLGDLLSSLDAARYLRDAGLTAEELTALGARLTHPAWPL; this is translated from the coding sequence ATGGACGACACCCCGCTCGCCGGCAGCGACATCACGGCCGCCGTCACGGGAACCGCCGCCGTCACGGGAACTGCCGCCACCCGACCGGCGGCGGGAGCCGTCCGGTGGGACGGCGCGGTGAACGCACGGGACCTCGGCGGTCTCGGGGGATCCGTCCAGCCGGGTCGGCTCTACCGGATGGGCCGGAACGAGTGGCTCACGGAGGCGGGCTGGCACCAGGCCTGGGAGCAGGGCGTCCGGACCGTCGTCGATCTCCGGCACCCCTTCGAGCGCGGTCGCCGGGCAGCGGATCCGCTCGTCGGCGCGCATGCCGTCGAGCGGTTCGAGTTCCACGACCTCCCGACGGAGGACCAGTCGGACGGGGAGTTCATGGCGCTCTGCGGACCGTATCTCAGCTCGCCGGAGCACTACGGGGAGAACCTCCGGCGGTGGCCGGAGAAGTTCGCCCGCGTGGCCCGGGCATTCGTGGCCGCTCCTGCCGGGGGAGTGGTGGTCCACTGCGCCGCCGGGAGGGACCGCACGGGTCTCGTGGTCGCCGTGCTGCTCAGCGCGGCGGGGATAGGGCCTTCGGCGATCATCGCCGACTACGAGCGGGCCGTCACCGCCATGAACGAGCGCTACCGCGGCCAGGAGGCGCCGCACGAGACGCCGAGGACGGACGACGAGCTCGCCGCGTGGCTCACGGGAGCGCGGAGGCAGCTCGGGGACCTGCTGTCATCCCTCGACGCCGCACGCTACCTCCGCGACGCCGGGCTGACGGCGGAGGAACTCACCGCCCTGGGAGCGCGCCTGACGCACCCCGCCTGGCCCCTCTAG
- a CDS encoding VOC family protein, translating to MPFSIQVSIDCSNAHAQADWWAETLGWVVEPTDEAFIDRMIAQGSARESDVVTHNGSRVWKTGAGICRADDVGRPGRERILFQPVPEPKTTKNRVHLDVDLAGADRDAQRARLEARGARYVERHSQGPYAWYVMLDPEGNEFCIA from the coding sequence ATGCCCTTCTCCATCCAGGTCTCGATCGACTGCAGCAATGCCCACGCCCAGGCGGACTGGTGGGCGGAGACGCTCGGCTGGGTCGTCGAACCCACCGACGAGGCGTTCATCGACCGGATGATCGCGCAGGGCTCCGCGCGGGAATCGGACGTCGTCACGCACAACGGCTCGCGCGTCTGGAAGACCGGCGCCGGCATCTGCCGGGCGGACGACGTCGGTCGTCCGGGCCGCGAGCGCATCCTCTTCCAGCCGGTCCCGGAGCCGAAGACCACCAAGAACCGCGTGCATCTCGACGTCGACCTGGCCGGCGCCGACCGCGACGCCCAGCGGGCACGGCTCGAGGCGCGGGGCGCGCGCTACGTGGAGCGGCACTCCCAGGGCCCGTACGCCTGGTACGTCATGCTCGATCCCGAGGGCAACGAGTTCTGCATTGCCTGA